In a single window of the Halomicroarcula saliterrae genome:
- a CDS encoding DUF5786 family protein: MGFGSYDESEQKDQNVDTDDSDGVAVHENDHDGDVSFEMEGSTSDLVDKLGEMKDEES; encoded by the coding sequence ATGGGTTTTGGTAGCTACGACGAGTCCGAGCAGAAGGACCAGAACGTCGATACCGACGACAGCGACGGCGTCGCTGTCCACGAGAACGACCACGACGGCGACGTCTCCTTCGAGATGGAGGGGTCGACGAGCGACCTCGTCGACAAGCTCGGCGAGATGAAAGACGAGGAGAGCTAG
- a CDS encoding glutaredoxin family protein has product MSFEPRELSPEEARSNVEETIENSEVALFMKGTEMMPQCGYSRKALGLIGQHREDVTTVNVLTATEAYREALAEYSGRETIPQTFVDGEFVGGSDILEQLDDNGDLAETLQV; this is encoded by the coding sequence ATGAGCTTCGAACCCCGAGAACTCTCGCCGGAAGAGGCCCGCTCGAACGTCGAGGAGACCATCGAGAACAGCGAGGTCGCCCTGTTCATGAAGGGGACCGAGATGATGCCCCAGTGTGGCTACTCCCGGAAGGCGCTGGGACTCATCGGACAGCACCGCGAAGACGTGACGACGGTGAACGTTCTGACGGCCACCGAGGCCTACCGCGAGGCGCTCGCGGAGTACAGCGGCCGCGAGACGATTCCCCAGACGTTCGTGGACGGGGAGTTCGTCGGCGGCAGCGACATTCTAGAACAGCTCGACGACAACGGTGACCTCGCCGAGACGCTACAGGTCTAG
- a CDS encoding BolA family protein — translation MNADEVAAIIEREIPDAAATVTTPRDPDDDSHYAVEVVSPAFEGKSLVDQHQLVHDALGAHLTRDIHAIELTTSVPE, via the coding sequence ATGAACGCAGACGAGGTCGCGGCCATCATCGAACGGGAGATCCCGGACGCGGCGGCGACAGTGACGACGCCGCGGGACCCGGACGACGACAGCCACTACGCCGTCGAGGTCGTCTCGCCGGCCTTCGAGGGGAAATCGCTCGTCGACCAGCACCAGCTGGTCCACGACGCGCTGGGAGCGCATCTCACGCGGGACATCCACGCCATCGAACTGACCACCAGCGTCCCAGAGTAG
- a CDS encoding HalOD1 output domain-containing protein, with the protein MTDSGSGENVGRDGTDQTISRQFDWDETPPSVAVIRLISVMMNCDPTAVEPLGESVDPDALDRLLLSMDEGSKLQFTHLYLSVLLYGDGTASISPEGH; encoded by the coding sequence ATGACAGATAGCGGCTCTGGCGAAAACGTGGGACGGGATGGGACAGACCAGACGATATCCAGACAGTTCGACTGGGACGAGACACCGCCGAGCGTCGCCGTGATACGGCTCATCAGCGTGATGATGAACTGCGACCCGACGGCGGTCGAACCGCTCGGTGAGTCGGTCGACCCCGACGCGCTCGACCGGCTCTTGCTGTCGATGGACGAGGGATCGAAATTGCAGTTCACGCACCTCTATCTCTCGGTTCTCCTGTACGGCGACGGGACGGCATCGATATCCCCGGAGGGACACTGA